The DNA segment GCTTATCGCCCTTTTCGAAGAAGTTCGTCATACGAGTGGTTGGCTTCGGATCACCCAGCATCTCACCGGTTTCAGCCAACTTCTCAACCAGAGCCTTACGAGCAGAGAAGGTGGTCTTGCCAGCCATTTCTTCATACATGGCAATACCATCAGCATCCGTAATCCACTCTGGAGTTTCGTGGAGTAGGCGGCCATCCTTGCCAAGCACCGAACGCATCGGCAAATCAAGCTCACGCCACCACACCACGTCGGTCACATCACCGAACGTACAGCACATAGCGATACCCGCGCCCTTATCCATCTCCGCCTGCGGGTGAGCCAAAACAGGGATCTCAACACCGAAAACCGGAGACTTCACCGTCGTACCAAACAACGCCTGGTAACGCTCATCATCCGGGTGGGCAATCAACGCCACACACGCCGGCAACAATTCTGGACGAGTCGTTTCGATAATGACGTCGTCGCCGTCGGCACGATGGAACGCGAGCGAATGGTAAGCACCCGGATACTCGCGAGCCTCAAGCTCAGCCTGGGCAACCGCCGTCTGGAACGTAATATCCCACAAGCCAGGAGCCTGCGCCTGGTAAGCCTCGCCGCGCTGAAGATTCTTAATAAACGCAGCTTGGGCAACCTTCTGTGCCTTCGCGCCAATCGTCTGGTAGTTCTGCTCCCAGTCAACCGACAAGCCCAAATGACGCCACAACGCCTCAAACTGCTGTTCGTCTTCCTGGGTTAGCTTCCAACACAACTCAATAAAGTTCGGGCGAGAAATAGGCATCTGATCAGCAAACTTGATCGACTTGCCGTCGCCACCATCATGCGGTGGCACAAAATCTGGAACATACGGCAACGACGGATCTACACGCACGCCGTAGTAGTTCTGTACACGGCGTTCAGTCGGTAGGCCGTTGTCATCCCAACCCATCGGGTAAAAAACATTCATTCCCTGCATACGCTTGTAACGCGCAACCGTATCGGTATGGGTGTAGCTGAACACGTGGCCAACGTGTAGTGAACCAGAGACGGTAGGAGGTGGGGTGTCAATCGAATAGACCTGAGCGCGCTCAGTGTCACGGTCGAAGCGGTAGGTGCCGTTCTCGGCCCAAGCCTTGCCCCAGCGGTCCTCGAGACCCTCGAGCGATACCTTGTCCGGAACCTCGGTGTTATCGAGCAATGCGGAATTATTTTCAGTCATGGCTCTATTCTTCCATGTTTTCCAGCATTCATGCGCCGGTGGGTAAGGTGGTAGCTGTCACGTTGGGAGGTGAATTTGAGGCTAACCCTGATTGCGCGCCACCGCAGCTCGAACCCCGGCAACAACCGCAGGGGAGAACCCGGCGTCTTCCATCGCCAACAAGCCTGCAATCGTGGTGCCGCCCGGCGACGTTACGCGATCGACCAGCTCGGCGGGGACAGCCGTATCGATCGAATCCACAACCATCTGCGCCGAACCCAGCACTGCCTGGGCGGCAACACGCACAGCTTCACGCTTCGTCATGCCTTCCGCGAGCGCGCCACGAGCAAGGGCATCAATATAGGTATACGTCCACGCCGGAGAACAACCCGCAATCGCGGAAAATGCGGAGAAAAGATGCTCCGGCACAGTGGCTACCTCACCCACCGCACCGAACAGCTCTTCAACCGCAGCGAACTGTTCTGGCGCTACATGATCGTTGGCGCACAAGCCCGTCATACCCATACCGATGTGTGAATTGACGTTCGGCATTGCACGCACAATCGGCTGATTGGCCGGGGCGTGGCTGGCAATATCTGCGAGCGACACCCCAGCAGCTACCGAGACCAGAAGCGTGTTAGGGGACAGGTGTGGGCTGATCTCATCGAGCATACTGCCAATGAGGTACGGCTTGACTGCGAGAACGACAATCTGGCTGGCCGCCGCCACCTCAGTGTTGTCAGTGGTGAAGCGGGCGCGGAGTTCGGTGGCAAGCTGGGTGCCGGCGTCGGTGTTGCGACGCGAAAAAATAATCTGCTCGCCAGGCGTGCCGGAAGAAATAAGGCCGTGGATGATCGCGCTGGCCATCGAACCAGCGCCAATAAAACCAAGAGTCGTCATGGGGTTACCGCTGAGATTTTCTGTCAGGATTCTCCAGAGGCATTCCGATTAGCTCATTACCGTTTTGTAAGCCAACAGAGCCTCGCGGGTGAGGCGGATAATCTGTTGGGGACCCTA comes from the Arcanobacterium phocisimile genome and includes:
- the proC gene encoding pyrroline-5-carboxylate reductase, which encodes MTTLGFIGAGSMASAIIHGLISSGTPGEQIIFSRRNTDAGTQLATELRARFTTDNTEVAAASQIVVLAVKPYLIGSMLDEISPHLSPNTLLVSVAAGVSLADIASHAPANQPIVRAMPNVNSHIGMGMTGLCANDHVAPEQFAAVEELFGAVGEVATVPEHLFSAFSAIAGCSPAWTYTYIDALARGALAEGMTKREAVRVAAQAVLGSAQMVVDSIDTAVPAELVDRVTSPGGTTIAGLLAMEDAGFSPAVVAGVRAAVARNQG